Proteins from a genomic interval of Pseudophryne corroboree isolate aPseCor3 chromosome 4, aPseCor3.hap2, whole genome shotgun sequence:
- the LOC134909467 gene encoding fetuin-B-like, giving the protein MKMEPVYVLALCVLVSLCSATSPPPPPKLTPLNCNETQLQTEIAADLINERRDEGFVLRPFRINSAYQRESSKIPDGNIYYIDFSVIETDCSVVSGKTWKECSIDIPFHEQAIGDCKAIIAISRPWRILKLLKYDCTVTPVPSSTIHRLCPDCPTVITDITAEIKAKADRLVEKFNKESNETSHFKVDHIDRVRSQWVVGPSYFFYFTIKETGCSKAQADVILENCNDLRDNETHVGFCKGSIYTSTLENVETLEVSCEIYEPKDDDNEHGHCDHGKESSTSEQGKEKPDGKRPGKAGRDNYAPGVRGPEFRGHKHHRCHPHHHKHDHRHHSHHHHHHHHDLNQTHHHDHSHDHHKHHGHHNHTAAEGHGSSSEEQSDKRSFVKKSKGSSRYYYNTDDSQIAPSPGVPRPPHGRGPHRKSIRDKFDFPKEVSPLQTCPGQPLVDLPQVLKDILTV; this is encoded by the exons ATGAAAATGGAGCCGGTTTATGTGCTGGCCTTGTGTGTGCTGGTGTCACTATGTTCTGCCACCAGCCCCCCTCCGCCACCCAAGCTAACCCCACTAAACTGCAATGAAACCCAGCTACAGACAGAGATAGCAGCGGACTTGATAAATGAGCGCCGGGATGAGGGATTTGTGCTAAGGCCATTCCGAATTAATTCTGCTTATCAGCGAGAG TCATCAAAAATTCCTGACGGCAACATCTACTACATAGACTTTTCAGTCATTGAAACAGATTGCTCTGTTGTGAGTGGGAAGACATGGAAAGAGTGTAGCATCGATATCCCTTTCCATGAACAGGCAA TTGGTGACTGCAAAGCTATTATTGCAATATCCAGGCCATGGAGAATACTGAAACTGTTGAAGTACGACTGTACCGTCACTCCAG TTCCTTCCAGTACAATTCACAGGTTATGTCCAGACTGCCCTACAGTGATAACTGATATCACAGCTGAAATTAAAGCAAAGGCTGATCGCTTGGTTGAAAAATTCAACAAAGAAAGTAACGAGACCAGTCATTTTAAAGTGGACCATATAGACAGAGTGAGATCACAG TGGGTGGTCGGACCATCCTACTTCTTCTATTTCACTATTAAAGAAACAGGTTGCTCAAAAGCTCAGGCTGATGTCATCCTAGAGAACTGCAATGACCTAAGAGACAATGAAACA CATGTTGGTTTCTGCAAAGGAAGCATTTACACTTCTACATTAGAGAATGTTGAAACGCTAGAGGTCTCCTGTGAAATCTACGAGCCAAAG GATGATGATAATGAACATGGACACTGTGATCATGGAAAAGAAAGCTCAACGTCCGAACAAGGAAAAGAAAAGCCTGATGGCAAAAGACCGGGCAAGGCAGGACGAGATAATTATGCACCTGGTGTGCGTGGTCCAGAATTCAGAGGTCATAAACATCACCGCTGCCACCCTCACCATCATAAACATGACCATCGTCATCATtctcaccatcatcaccatcatcaccatgaCCTGAACCAAACTCACCACCATGACCATTCACACGATCATCACAAACATCATGGACATCACAACCATACCGCAGCTGAAGGACATGGCTCATCATCTGAAGAACAGAGTGATAAGAGATCATTTGTCAAAAAATCAAAGGGAAGCAGTCGTTATTACTACAATACTGATGATTCCCAAATTGCGCCATCCCCAGGTGTCCCACGCCCACCTCATGGACGAGGACCTCATAGGAAATCAATACGTGACAAGTTTGATTTTCCAAAAGAAGTTTCACCACTGCAAACATGTCCTGGTCAACCGCTGGTAGACCTACCACAAGTTCTGAAGGATATTCTCACTGTATAG